The DNA segment TTTCGTTTACCAACATTAGCGAGACAAAGCGCATTGAAGCTGAACGCCAAAAAGTTGAGCAGGAACGAGAGCGCTTTCTTGCAGCTGGGTCAGATTTGCAAGTGGTTATGAGCAGCCACGGGTACTTCCACTGGGTCAGCCCGGCTTTTGAGCGTATTCTCGGCTGGACACCCGCCGAAATGACATCCCGCCCCTGGACTGATTTTCTCCATCCAGACGATATTTCCGCATCTATTGCGGAAAGCGTCAGCGTGTTGTCTGGCGCCGAAACGTTTGCATTTGAAAACCGTTATCGGCACAAAGACGGCTCCTACCGCTGGTTGCTTTGGAGAGCGCAGCCCCACTTGGAAGAACAAGTGCTTTATGCAACAGCGGTAGATATCACCGCTCGTAAACAGGCAGAAGTCGCCTTGCGTCAATCTGAAGAACAGTATCGCACGGTGTTTGAGTCGATTGACGAAGGCTTTTGCACGATTGAAGTGCTATTCGATGCTGAGGGCAAGCCGTTTGATCACTGCATTTTACAAGCGAATCCAGCCTTCGAGCGACAGTCCGGTATTGTCAACCCGGAAGGTAAAAGGGCAAGCGACCTTGTACCGGGATTGGAACAGTATTGGAATGACCTTTACGCACAAGTCATTCACACCGGTGAGTCTATCCGCACTGAAGAGCGAACGGACGTGCTCGATCGCTGGTTTGACGTTTTGATTTCACGGGTCGGCGATGCAGCGATGCGCCAGGTGGCGATTGTGTTTACCGACATCAGCGATCGCAAACAAGCTGAAGCCATCATTACCACCGATCTAGAAAATACCCGGTTGTTGCGCGACCTGAGCGCACGAATGATCGCTGAAGACAACATTCAGGTGCTTTACGACGAAATTGTTTCTGCTGCAATTACCCTGACACGAGCGGATGCCGGTTCAATTCAAGCGCTGGATGAATCGGCTCAAGAGCTAGTGCTGCTCGCCACCCAGGGGATGGATCGAACCGTTACCGATCGTTTCCGGCGCATGAGTGCCAGTTCAACCACGTCTTGCGGTAGGGTTTTAGCAACGGGTAAGCGCGCCTTTGTAGATTTTGAAGCACCAGAAAGCGAAGACCCTGACGGATCTCTCAGTCTGCATCTAAAGACTGGGTTGATTTCTGCCCAATCAACTCCGCTCATCAGCCGTTCAGGTAGACGGATCGGTATGGTGTCGACGCATTGGCGTAAACAGCACCGACCAGCTGAGCAAGAACTCCGTTTTCTGGATCTGTTGGCGCGTCAAGCTGCCGACTTGATTGAACAGCGGCAGACTGAAGCGGAACGCCAACAAGTTTTAGCACGCGAACAGGCAGCACGAGAAGAAGCAGAACGAGCCAACCGCATCAAAGATGAATTTCTCGCCGTGCTCTCCCACGAGTTGCGATCGCCCCTGAACCCGATTTTGGGCTGGACACGCCTAATGCGAAACGGCAAACTCGATCCCGCTCGTCAAAGCGAAGCTCTAGCTACGATCGAGCGTAACGCCAAACTACAATCGCAACTGATTGAGGACTTGCTCGACATTTCCCGCATCATGCAGGGCAAGCTGACCTTAACAGCGACTTCGGTCAGTTTGGCCTTCATCATTTCTTCTGCCGCTGAAACCGTGAGTTTAGCAGCAGAAGCGAAAAATATTCAAATCACGCTTGACCTTGACCCAGACGTTGCTCCAGTCTTTGGCGATGCTGCCCGGCTGCAACAAATGGTTTGGAACCTGCTCACCAATGCTGTCAAGTTCACAGACAATGGCGGACGGGTGACGGTTCAACTGAGGCGAGTTGCTACCGAGGGCAGCTTGGGCCGTGCGATGGCACAAATTGAAGTCATCGACACGGGAAAGGG comes from the Pseudanabaena sp. FACHB-2040 genome and includes:
- a CDS encoding PAS domain S-box protein, whose amino-acid sequence is MPETPFVGGGEMGTFLRSHDWSQTPLGNVETWADGLKTAVQILLTELDRVNQQKETQVEQGEVALCESEAKYRKLFESLDQGLCICEMLFDENDEPTDYRFLEVNAAFERLTGLEQAIGKTARELVPNYGAHWLEIYSSVVRTQKPIRFEEQESSINRWFDVHAFCINEPQSHQFALSFTNISETKRIEAERQKVEQERERFLAAGSDLQVVMSSHGYFHWVSPAFERILGWTPAEMTSRPWTDFLHPDDISASIAESVSVLSGAETFAFENRYRHKDGSYRWLLWRAQPHLEEQVLYATAVDITARKQAEVALRQSEEQYRTVFESIDEGFCTIEVLFDAEGKPFDHCILQANPAFERQSGIVNPEGKRASDLVPGLEQYWNDLYAQVIHTGESIRTEERTDVLDRWFDVLISRVGDAAMRQVAIVFTDISDRKQAEAIITTDLENTRLLRDLSARMIAEDNIQVLYDEIVSAAITLTRADAGSIQALDESAQELVLLATQGMDRTVTDRFRRMSASSTTSCGRVLATGKRAFVDFEAPESEDPDGSLSLHLKTGLISAQSTPLISRSGRRIGMVSTHWRKQHRPAEQELRFLDLLARQAADLIEQRQTEAERQQVLAREQAAREEAERANRIKDEFLAVLSHELRSPLNPILGWTRLMRNGKLDPARQSEALATIERNAKLQSQLIEDLLDISRIMQGKLTLTATSVSLAFIISSAAETVSLAAEAKNIQITLDLDPDVAPVFGDAARLQQMVWNLLTNAVKFTDNGGRVTVQLRRVATEGSLGRAMAQIEVIDTGKGITPQFLPHVFESFRQEDGSTTRKFGGLGLGLAIVRQIVELHGGTVNVESGGEHQGTIFSVQLPALQQVMPIFSQQNQLQSASETRLDNVQILLVEDDTDTREFQAFLLEQYGATVTAVASGVEALQALEQFIPDVMVSDIGMAEMDGYRLMQQIRLRPPAQGGTVPAIALTAYAAEIDQEKALQAGFQTHLTKPLEPERFVSEIVTLLKPRRV